From Desulfonatronovibrio magnus:
AAACAGAAGAGTATCAGCCATTCAATCTTGGGGAGAAGATGTAGTGTTTTACTTGGTTTGCTACGATATTGTTGATGATAAAACCCGATACAAGGTGGCTAAAACCCTGACATCGTATGGGCAAAGAGTGCAAAAGTCAGCTTTTGAATGCCCGGACCTGACTGAGCGCGGTTTCTTAAAAATGAAGGACAAGATTGAAAGGCTTATTGACTTCACCGAGGACAATGTTCGTTATTATCGACTATGCAGGAAATGCTTGCAGGATTTTGAGCAATCCGGATTGGGAGACAAGCCGGAAATCAAAGATTTTCACGTGGTGTAAC
This genomic window contains:
- the cas2 gene encoding CRISPR-associated endonuclease Cas2, with translation MFYLVCYDIVDDKTRYKVAKTLTSYGQRVQKSAFECPDLTERGFLKMKDKIERLIDFTEDNVRYYRLCRKCLQDFEQSGLGDKPEIKDFHVV